From the genome of Strix aluco isolate bStrAlu1 chromosome 13, bStrAlu1.hap1, whole genome shotgun sequence:
AGAGCCATGGGGAGAGCCACTGGCagtggggagctgctgcaggagccctcCAGGGTTCCCATTCCCAGCGCCCGCAGCGCCTGGCTGGGGAATCCCGGCTCTCTTGCCACTAAGTGGGATTCCCCAGCGGGTCCCCTGGGTGCCAGCGTCGAAGGAGCTGCCGGCATCTCCCCCGGCTGACGCTGAACTAGGGCAGCGCAGCCAGCCCACGGCACTCCCTATCCCCGCAGCCACCAGAGCCCATCTGCAGCCGGTTCCGGCACGGGTGGCCCCGGGGATGTCCCCGGTTGTCCTTGCTGGGGGGCTCCGTGCCCTCCCTGGCTCTGCAGGGGCttcagcagccagcaccaggctgCAGCACCCTTGGGGACCGGCTGGTGGTCTTGTGCTGCGCAGGGGCCACCAAGGACATGGGCAAGATGctggggggtgaggaggagaaggaccCTGATGcgcagaagaaggaggaggagaggcaggaggcaCTGCGCCAGCAGGAAGAGGAGCGGAAAGCCAAGCACGCCCGCATGGAAGCCGAGCGGGAGAAAGTCCGGCAGCAGATCCGTGACAAGGTGGGCTGTGACAAGGAGGAGGGTGGCCCAAGGCGGTGGTGATGGGCACGGGGCACAGCGcgggcagcacccactgcccaCCCTGCTGAGGGCCTGTGTCCTCACAGTACGGgctgaagaagaaggaagagaaggaggcgGAGGAGAAAGCTGCACTGGAGCAGCCGTGTGAGGGCAGCCTGACACGTCCCAAGAAGGCGATCCCGGCAGGCTGtggggacgaggaggaggaggaggaggagagcatcCTGGACACCGTCCTCAAGTACCTGCCCGGCCCGCTGCAGGATATGTTCAAGAAGTAACAGCACCGCCAACCCTGCCATGGGGTGCTGGGGCACGGGCGCCCTCTCCCCTCCGACCCCTCCATCAGTTCCCTTGGCCCCGGGGAGGGTCCCCAcacaccctccccaccccctcctgcCCTTTCCCCCCCGCCCAACCAGACCAAAaacccgccccgtcccgtccagGCAGGGCCCCCCCACCACGCTGTGCCAAAGGGGAGCGGCCCTGGCCGGACAGGGCGAACCGGGACCAAATGCACTGATGTAACCTCGCGGCAGGCTGGAGGCACCCCAGGCCCTACCAGCCCCCCCGGGGTGGCTGCCCgtgccccctgccctgcccctcctgccctcccaggGAACCCTGGCAGGCCTCTGCTCGCCTGCCCTCGTCCCCAGCACTGCCATCCCGCTGCCCCGTTCCCAGCCCTGGGCCAAGCCCAAAGCACAAAGCCAGGCGCCCTGCccgcagctccccccccccccccccatccccggtCCCCGGGCACGGGGGTCCCCCGGGGCTGCCTGGTGTGCCCCAGCATCGGGGGGTTGGAGGGGACCCCCCTCTCCCCGCATCTCTGGCCCCATAGTTAAAGCCATATCAGTTAGACTGCAATACTTCAGCACCGGGAGGAGCAGGCGCCGCGCTCCGCCGACCGTGTACAAAGGCACGTGtggggcagggacccccctgCCTCGtcccccctgccctgtccccaccgCTCCCTCGTCCGTGTCTCGGCCCCGCTGGCCCCCGTTCTCGCATTAGTGTCTCTGTGCCAGGGTGCGCCCCGTCGCTCCATGCGTCCTCGTGTCCGCTGCTCacgctccccccccacccctgagTCCCTGCTGTCCCCGGGGCCACCCACGGCGCTAAGCCGAGAGCCCCCCGCCGTGCTGCTGGGGCCCCCGCTCTGCCCCCTGCAATAAAGCCAGTGTGGGGCCGAGGGCTGCAGGGCCAGTCCCGGGCTGGGAGTGCCCGGCTGCCCCCCACCCGACGCTGGACACACGGGTCCCCCCGGGCCTGGGAAGGGATCCCTGGGCAAGCGCCCCGGGAAcgtcccaggagctgctgcttgcacCCCAAAGGGGGGACACAGGGGTATGCCCTCACCCCGGCCCAGCCCTTGCTGCACCGTGCTCCCCCTCCCCGTGCTTCCTCCGCCACAGCCCCCGGCTGCTCACCAGGGCCCTCCCCGGGGAGGCAGCGGTCAGCTGGGGGCCCCGCAGACATGCTGTGATCATCCTGCTCGAACTAGTCTTTgacaaactaataaaataaagGGATTTGTACATTGCTCTGGCCTCTTCTCAGCCATTGCTTCCCTGGGGCCCCGTGTCAGCTCCCTCACCCCTCCATTCCCCTCAGGGCTGAGACCTGGCAGCTCATCACACTAGAGGAGGCCACAGGTCCCAAgtaagggagaagggagaggccACACACAGCTCCCAGAGCTCTGCTCAGTCCAGCTGCCTCCCCACAGCCCCGTGCCCACCCTGCAGGCACCCTCTACGGGGTTGGGGACACAGTAAAAGGGACGGGTGCTGGTGGGCCCCCGTCCCACAGACATGGCAGAGGGGcttctgccccttccccccaACTCTGGGACTCCCCTCACAGAATGACTGGGGATTCCCCTGGGGTACAAGGGATGTTTTGGGGTGTGGGGGCAAGGCTGTGACGCACAAGAGCAGGGGCACGACGCTACGGGCAGGCCGTGGGTAATGGGGCACGTCATGTCCCCCAGCAAAGCAGGGCCCCGGGCAGTGCCCAGGCTTGGCACAGCCCTGGAGATCCTCCATCCAGAGCCAGCCTCGGCTTTGACTGATTTGCCATCATTTACCAGCAAAGAGCTCAGCTGTTACCCAGGCAGCGTCAGCAGAGCAGTCACCTGGAAAAGCTTCTGTCAGAAGAAAATACTAGGGTAGGAAATGATAGAGATCTTGCAGGCAAGGTCTCCATCACAGGCAGGGTGTGCCCGCACCTCCTCTGCGGTGACCCTGCGACCCAGCGTGCcgaggttggggggggggaatGCAACCCCACGGCTCTCCCTGGGGAGTGGGGACAGGGGACGCACTACTCGTCACCCCAACCCACCCGGGGGCCGGTGGCGTGGGGCAAGCAGTGTCTTCTGCTGGGGCCACGGCCCTGCTGCACCCATGCTGGGGGGTgctgccaggcaggagcagggtgatGGGAGCAGGACAGGGCCCCGCGGCTGTCCCCATCCTCTATGCAGTGTCCCTCGTGTCCCCTGTCCCTAGCGTGGGGGCACAGCGCCGCCTGGTGGGGTGACAGCGCAGGACAACAGgcggggacagtggggacaggcagggggtGACAAGGGGGACAGCCCCCTGACACAGACCCCTCATCAGAAAGGACCTCACCGTGGCCAAGGGGAAGGAGGCAAGGAAAGGGAGAGCAGCTCAGCACCCCCacagcagccacaggcacctTCGTTACGGAAGAGGATTtatcaaaattagaaaaaaccaccacacatacaaaaaaaaaaaaaaaaagccccagctgGGGAAACATCCCCCAACTCACACCCCCCCCACCGTCCCCTCACTGCCCCAGTGTGCAGAAGGAACAGGGGATgtctgggaggggaaggggcaggctGTGCTCCCAGGGCTGCCCTCGTCACCAGAACAGAGCTCCTCTCACGGAGGCTCCTCCTCAGCAGTCACCCTCAGTGACTGACTTTCTTTGGCCACTCACCTTTGGAACAAGCCCCCCCACGccccagggaggaggcagcagccctCAGACGGCAAGAGGGGCCCTGCTAGAatcccccccatcctccccagcACACAAGCTGCTTTTTTACAAACGCTCCCGAGAGCAGGACACAGAGCTGAGCCAAAGGTTGCAGCACTGCCAAGGAGGCAAGGAGGGGAGCCATCTCCTTACCCCGACCTACACTAATTAAGCACTCTCCCACCCCCGAGAGCAGGGAAGCACTGCCTCCCCCGGTGCGGTTTCATTAGGAGTCGTTGGGGAGCCCGAAGAGCTTGACGGTGCCTGCCTCCCGGCTGCTGTCGTATTTGCCATCTTTGTCGTCACAGGCGAAGGCCAGCAGCGGCCTCTTCGGGTGCCAGGCCACTGTGAAGGTGGGGGACTCGCACTGCACCTCCCAGAGCTTCTCTCCTGCATGGAAAAGGGGCCACGTCAGCCTGGAGAGCCTCCGGCCCTCCGCTGCCTCGTAGCACACACCAGAGCCAAACACCTGCTGCTTCCCTCCCGCGcagggcagaggaggaacaaacgcTGCTTCAGCGCCTTTTAATCACCTGGTGACAAGGCACAGACATGACACGCACATCTACCGGAGACTAACGAGGCAGAGGCTCCCCCTCATGGcactctgctcttcctcagcAGACCCATACTCCCAGTGCCctcccagctccaccagcacTTCTCCATCCAATTCCCTCCTTGCTGTTCCCCAAAAGCAAAACCGTTACCTGTCTCCACCTCTGCAATGTCAATGAAGTGATCTTCTGATGCTGATGCCAGCATCTTCCCATCATGGCTAAAACTCAGAGTTCGTACAGGCCAGTCAAGCCTGCAGCAACAGAGCGAAGCGGGCAGTGAGCCATCTCCCGCATAGTCACCCGAGAGGGGAGGCAAAGAGCTTCGGGACAGCACTACCTACCTCGAGAAGCACCTCACACACACCAGTTCATCCACATCCCAGAGGCTGACTAACGCGTCAGCGCTGCCCGTGGCAAAGTACTTCCCCATGGGATCAAACTTGATGCAGATGCAGTTTGAAGGATGGGCGTTGATAGACTGAATGGGTTTCAGCTCTGGGTAGCTGccaagaggaagggagagggcaGGAAGCAGTGAGAGGGGCGTAGCGCTCATCTACAAGCAGGGCAGGCACGAGGCACAGCGGGGCTGCCAGCAAACCAAGCTGGTGCAGGGCCGTGCTCTCAGAAACCTTGAGTGCTGAGTGAATGGGGCAAAGCATCAGGGTCACTCTGGGGGAGCCCTGCCCAGAACTGGGGCAACCTCAGCTCCAGGCAAGTTCATTCCCACCAGAGGGCTGGGAATCACTGGAGTGTGGGACTTTGGCTCCCCAAAAGCAACAAAGGGGCTTGTAGACAGGTATCTGCTGCAGCCAGCCCAGCTACCCTGCCCACCCGCTGCCATGGGTGCCTACCTGAGGATGTTGATGCAACCGTTTCCATTAGTGAGGAAGAACATGTTGTTATCATTGTTCCAGGAGATCTCATTCACCTCAAACTTGAACTGCTCCTCAGCTTTGGAGCGATGCGTCTTGGCATCAATGAAAGTGACCACGTCATCCTTGTTCCCCACTGCAATGGTCTGTCCGTCAGGGCTCCAACAGATGTTGATGTTCTCCCCTGGAGGGACAGAAAGGCAGCAGGTCCCTCTTCCACCCAACAATCCAAAGCAGCCACGAGTTAAGCAGACAGGCAGCTTTTATTCCTGATCCAAGGCCACAACGTACTCCACTAACTCCAACCCATTCCCAAATGGGAAAGATTGCCCAGTCTGCAGTCTAACACACAAACCCTATACAGTAGCTGTCCAGCAAACACACAGTTATCGAAAATCAAACTTGACAGAACTGCAGCTTTAAGCCAACGTGACCACATCACTGCCCTTCCCATTTCAGACAAGATGGGACCACAGCAACCACCAAACAAGGTCAACTCAAAGATCCTCTGAATCCAGTAATCTTTGAGATCCAAAAAAAGCAGAAGCCAACAATAAATACCGATGAATGAGGGTAAGAATGAGGCAGGTTGCAGCGATGCCATCTTACAATGCCATTTCCAGCCCAGACAACTCAAAACTGGGTATTTCCAAGGGCAGAGATGGCATCTAGGTTAACCAGCATATGAGTTCAAGTAATTGTTGTCTGAATCCACACAAACTTCCACCACGGCTCTCTGCAAACATGTCTTTCCCCAGTCTCCAGCCTGGCAGCCCACAGACTCCAGAGACAAGTACAGAGGACATTTTAACAGTCAGCATCGTATTTCAGCAGTTTCTCCAGTCCTGACACCACAGTAAATCAGCCCTCACATTCACTGCTGCTCCTTACAGATGGATGCAGCACAAAGGTAAAAGCAGTCGGCAAAGACGCTCCGATTGCCAATACCCACAGGAAGGGTCCAAAGCACTGTGCCACCGCAGAATGGGTCCCACGCAGCTGAGGTCCTGCTGGGACCCCACAGCCCTCCCGGTAAGACAAGGACTCACCTTTGGTATTGACAGTGGCGATGCACTTGGTGGTGCGGACATCCCAGATGCGGATGGTTTTGTCCCCGGATGCCGTGACGAAGAGGTCAGGGTTGCTGGGGTGCCAGCAGAGCTGATCCACGCTGTCCCCATGGCCCCGGTAGTTGTTCTCCTTCACCTGGAGGGAAAGGACAGCCGTTCACAGGAGGGATGAGCCCACCTCCACCCATCTCCTGCCCCCAATCCCAGTATGCTGCATCCCGCTCCGCGGCCGGTTACCGGATggggcaggagcccagcccagaGCCCCACCGCCATTTCAGTCACGCTCCCCACCCTCGGCCAGCCGGGATGGAGgagccctccccacctccccagccagccaCCAGCTCCAGGCCCGGCTCCCTGGCCCCGGCATCGGCCTGCGAGGTCCTAGGCGATGCTCCTCTCCCGGCACAGACCCGAGTACCCGCTTCTAGTCCTGGTACCGACCACCGGGGCCCACTCCCGGTTCAAGCCACCTGTCCGAGCACCCAGGCTGGGGGGGGGTAGTCCCTGGTATCGACCTGGTACCGGCCCGAATCACCAGACCCAGCCCAAGTGCTCCTGGGGTGCCCCGCTAACCCGTCCAAGTGGCCACTCCAGGCGTCCCCCAGTGCCCGGTAAAGAaccgccgccccccccacccGTTCGGTGCCGGGAGAGCTCACCAGCCGGTCCTTCTCGAGCAGGAAGACGCTGGCGGTCTTGTCGAAGGAGCCGGAGGCGAGTCGGCGGccgcagcagctccaggccaCCGAGTGCACTTTGGCGCCGTGCGCCGGGAACTCGCGGCTCCGCGTGTTGGCGCGGAACAGCTCCTGCATGGCCTGCACGTAGGGGGACAGCGCCATGGCGGCGGCGCCGCGAccgggcccgccgccgcgccccgccccgccgccgcgacTGACGCAGCTTCCGCCGCCCCCctaggcccggcccggcccggcccgcggcccgAGCGCTGCTGCCGGCCCGTGGggggcggagccgccgccgcccgccgcgaaGATGGCTGACAGCGTCGTCCTCATAAGCGACTCGGACTCTCAGGGcagccgctcgccgccgccgcggcggccccCGCGTCCGCCCGCTGCGGTGAGTCGGAGCGGCCCCTcgggcggggaggggcggcggggccgcctgCCCCTCACCAAGATGGCGGCGCTTCCGGGGGCGCGGGCAGGGACGCGAAGCCTCAGGGGCCGTGGAGGGGCGCAGCGCCTGTCCCGGGGGCGGCGGACCCGGAGGCCCGGTCGTGCGTTCCCGGGGAGCCCGGTCCCCTCGGTCACGTCTTTCGCAGGACGGCCCCAGCCCCCAAGCATCCCCCCCAGTCTCCCCCAGGAGGGCTCCTGTCCCCTCGGCCGCCTCCCGTCAGCAGAGGTCCGGTCCCCAAGCGTGTCCCCCCGGGGTTCCAGCCCCCTCGGCCGTGTCCCCACAGGAAGATCCCAGCCACGGAGTGTCATGGTCCCCTCGGCCGCACCTCGAGGAGGGTTCCAGACCGCCGGGGCTCAGCCCCCGGGCACCCGGTCGGGCGCAGCCCCCCTCGGCGGGGCGGCCACCGTCCCCCTCACCTGGGCCACCCCGCGGCCGGGGGGACGATGGGCCGGTGCGGCGGCAGCTCGGGACACGAAGGCGGCTGGCGAGGCACAGCCCTGGATAGAGGGGGAACGGTCTGTCCGCCCCCCCGCACCGGGTGCCGTTGGCCCCGGTTCTGATGCAGTTTTCAGATACCGGCAGCTCCGCAGCGTCCGGTGCAGCAGGACCGGCCGGAGCCGGGGCAACCTCCAGCTGTCGGCTCCACCGGCTGCCCGGAGCACGCCAGGCCTGCTGGGTCCTGCCACCTCCCCGGGCTACATGTGGCCCCTCCTTGGGAAAGGCAGCAGGTCtgagtcaggggaaaaaaatggatttaaatTGTCCGCAAAACGTGTTCCTGCTTTAAGAtgctgaaggttttttttttttctaagagcaaaCAGGCTCTGACCCTTCCCAGGCATGTCGAGATCCTGAGAAGTGCCGTGTCCTGCCTGCCGGTGGTGCAGACAgagctgccttcccctgcctgcgCCTGCTGCCCCTCGGACAGGCACGTCCTTGGAGCTCCGGGTGCTGCATCACCTGGCGTGTCCTGGATGGGAGTCCCCAAAGTCCTGGGGCTGCTGTAGCTCTGGCTTGGTGCCATGGATGTGACGGTAGCTCTGTTCCCCGCTGCTTGTGTCCGTGTAGTGGGTGAGGTCGTGCTGCAGGGTGGGATGCTGAGGGTCAGATCCTGCACTGTTCCTGCACCCCAGCAGGGCTGGCATTTCCCCATCCCAGGAAGGCTCCCAGGCCTACTGTGGGTCAAAGCGAGAGGTGTTTGGAGCAGAGGACACAGCCATTTGCCATAAGGAGCCCCGGGGGAAGCAGGGGGTTTGTCTCTGCCTGGAGCAGGGAAGAAGAGCCTGGGCTGGGCTCAGGCTCAGCCGTGCTGCCGGGGCAGGCTGACACTAGAGCTTGGGGCTGCTTCCCTGCAGGCTGTCCCATCCCCTCGGCCAGGCAGTGGGGTTTTTGCCCCTGGTTTCTCTTCCTGGGCTGATGCCAACGAGCCCCTTTTCCTGCTTGGGCTGGGGCTACGGTGCCACCATAGCAGAGGTCCCTGGCAGGGGAGGACCGAGGCACCCAGGTGCCACTGTTGCTGACAGTGCTGACCTCTCTGTCCCCACAGGAGATCATCGATCTGACCTGCGAGGACACGAGCACAGGCCCAACGCCGTGGAGCATCCTCACCATCATTGACCTGACGGACGACACACGCAgccctccccacagccccggctGTACTGACCAGCACCCCGAGCAGGCGCCTGCTGTCCCTGAGCAGGCACCTGCTGTCCCCGAGCAGGCGCCTGCTGTCCCGGCAGCACACACATCCCATGTCCAGCTCTCATCCACCACAACACAAGAAACGGAGGCAGTGGTGGAGCCGAGCCCTCTAACACCCTGGCACGGTGCTCCCACAGAGCCCAGTGCCACCACGGACACAGCAGAAAGCACGGAGAACTGGAGCTGCTACTCGCCCCCCTCCAACTGCCACAACTCCTCCTGCAGCccggagcagagctgcagcagtaCCACTTCTAACAGTGACTTGGGCTCCCTGGCCAGTGCACAGCTGGACTTAGAGCCGCTGGTGCTGGCCCTGTCCCCCTCCAGcctggacagcagcagcagcagctcaagaGATAGTGGCCCAGAGGAAGAGACTCCCCACCTCTGCCAGCAAAGGGAGCTCCCGCCGAGGCTGAGCCCTGCCCCAGCCGTCCCCACAAGCCCAGAGAAGGCCCAAGAGCCTTTGCTGGTAGCAGATGACTTATCACCACACAAAGCAATCCAGCAAGTGACCCCAGTCAGGACCAAGGCTGACAGCAAGGCCTGGCTGAACAAACTGCACTATTTCAGGAGGAGCGGAGTCCAGCACCTCTTTCTCCAAGGCATAGCATCCAACAGGGAAACACAGCAGGTAAACAGGgttcagagcagctgctgccaaGCCCAGCCAGAGCCCGCTCAAGTAGCCCCTGTGGTAGAGGATggagcaggggcagcccctgctctgctTCCCCTTTTGGGGGAAGCTTTGCCAGGCAGTTGGGATCTCTGGTTATTGCAGTTCCCTTCATGGTGGACCCCATGTCACAGCTGGGTTCCTCTGTGTCAGGGGAGCTGGCTTTCACCCATTGCTTTGCCTTGTATGCAGCAGGAACCTGAGCTCATCCCCAGAGGGAAGCTGAGCATGGTGCACACCACCATGGAGGAGAACTTCCTCGAGGGCACCTTGGATTTCCTGAGCGAGTTCGTCTCCTGCCAGCACTGTCCCCCCAAAGAAATTATCTCCCACCTGATCAGACAGATGCTGTTGAACTCCCACCAAGGGGAGATCCTGAAGGACACCTACATGTTGCTGATGAAGATCCAAATGTACGTGTTCCCTTTGCCACGGTGCCCTGGGGCTGGCTAGGTGTTCCCAGGGGCCTGCCCAGCATAAAGGTCCATGATCCACAGAACAGGGAGCAATTTCCCCTGTAGTCCAGGGTGAtcctcctgcctcctggtatCCACACAGGCACACCCTGGGCTGTCTGAGGGTGAGTCAGGTATAGCCTGTGACACCAGGGAGCCCTCTAGGACAGAGGAGTGTGTTTGCCTTGCTCCTGAAGCACGGATCTCATTCTTCACTGCTGTGACATGGTAGAAATGCcttccctgggctgcagcagggtccATGGGCTGGAGGTGGCTGAAGTGGTTTCCCTGCTGCCCTCAGGGTTCCCACAGAGAGGCACAATGTTTTGTGAGGCCACAACCCAGGAGTCCTGAGCCTCTCCATGGAGTACAGCCCCAGTGAGGTGCTTCCAAAAAATGAACATAGtcaggggaggagaaagggagagggcagagatggagaggagaaggcagggCAGGCCCCTGAGCAAGTGGGGGTGGGAAGGGCTGGGCAAGGGCAAGGGGCTGCCATGCCTCCATGCAGACAGTCAGGGAGTTCAGCACAAATGGACAGTGCTGTCCTTGCAGGCTCCATCCAGCCAACGCTGCCACAGTGGGATGGGACTGGACGCTGCTGAAATACATCATGGAGGAACAGGTACTTGGCACTGCGTGTATTACATCCAGGACACAGCACCTGAGGGTAAGCATTGCCCCAAGGCCTCACATGGCTGTGCTCTGCTGGAAAATGGGCCGGTCCAACATGTAGTTTTATTGCAGCCGCTGAGGGCCGCAAGTCCGAGTTGGATATCCCACATGCATTCGCAGTGCTCCCTATCCTGCTGCACAGCTGGAGGCAGGTTGTGTCATCTGAAGAAGGCACAGCAACACATAAAGCCCCTGTGGGTCACAGTGGTAGAACTGAGCCAGGCAGCCCTTTCTGGAGCTATTCCTCAGTCATACACATCTGCTTATTCCCAAGACAGACAAATTCCCTGGTGCTCCTCACTCTGTGGCTCTGCCAGGCTCATACTATCTCCATCTGCCCTCAGAAGAAGCCCCCTGGCTGGCTCCTCTTCCTGCAGTACGTGGTGCAGACCCTGGAGGACGACTTCCAGCAGAACCTGAGGTTGCGCCTGCTGCAGAAGTCAATTGCCAAGAAAGTGCTTTCGTGTGACAAGTGCTTCAACAATGTCAAGTAAGGGatgcctcctccttccccccattCTCTAACCAGATGCTGAGAGGCAGGAGCTCAGGCAACATTTGTTGAGACTCTAGGTCAGACTTTCCAGGAAACAAGTTTGGGAGACAGAGGGAGGTGTAGGGCCCAGGTATAAAGAACAGGAGCAGGTTTACAAAAGCAAACTAGCAGAGAAGATGCAAGTCATTTCCACCTGCAACCTAGTGGGTTTTTCCCAGGAATGAGGTCAGATTGGCATTGCTTGAGACAGGACTGAGGAAGAGGCAGGCCTGTTGACAAGTGTATATATCTGCTGCTCAGCACAG
Proteins encoded in this window:
- the SIMC1 gene encoding SUMO-interacting motif-containing protein 1 isoform X4, which translates into the protein MADSVVLISDSDSQGSRSPPPRRPPRPPAAEIIDLTCEDTSTGPTPWSILTIIDLTDDTRSPPHSPGCTDQHPEQAPAVPEQAPAVPEQAPAVPAAHTSHVQLSSTTTQETEAVVEPSPLTPWHGAPTEPSATTDTAESTENWSCYSPPSNCHNSSCSPEQSCSSTTSNSDLGSLASAQLDLEPLVLALSPSSLDSSSSSSRDSGPEEETPHLCQQRELPPRLSPAPAVPTSPEKAQEPLLVADDLSPHKAIQQVTPVRTKADSKAWLNKLHYFRRSGVQHLFLQGIASNRETQQQEPELIPRGKLSMVHTTMEENFLEGTLDFLSEFVSCQHCPPKEIISHLIRQMLLNSHQGEILKDTYMLLMKIQMLHPANAATVGWDWTLLKYIMEEQKPPGWLLFLQYVVQTLEDDFQQNLRLRLLQKSIAKKVLSCDKCFNNVKEVVEWLVIAVTGVGFSKPQKQPQETTPCSAEARAEHSSSAPCQASTDQAEVAPPAFFTQKVMLLLQRMLSIAVEVDRSPNCSSCKIADVIFPFILNIPLRSQREAFLNTMESQLLRCKLLELLFQHSCEVPTTLPLSLAKILYFLSHSSVLLQYQDETATWQKWDEMLQYLSLMLTSYQNVILEHLRSSLNDRMDLIVQKAKPKLQDDDDISHLDIQLKIEDFISRMQQVLGQPFPLQIMEKLCMLRELFLIITAT
- the SIMC1 gene encoding SUMO-interacting motif-containing protein 1 isoform X5, coding for MDVTEIIDLTCEDTSTGPTPWSILTIIDLTDDTRSPPHSPGCTDQHPEQAPAVPEQAPAVPEQAPAVPAAHTSHVQLSSTTTQETEAVVEPSPLTPWHGAPTEPSATTDTAESTENWSCYSPPSNCHNSSCSPEQSCSSTTSNSDLGSLASAQLDLEPLVLALSPSSLDSSSSSSRDSGPEEETPHLCQQRELPPRLSPAPAVPTSPEKAQEPLLVADDLSPHKAIQQVTPVRTKADSKAWLNKLHYFRRSGVQHLFLQGIASNRETQQQEPELIPRGKLSMVHTTMEENFLEGTLDFLSEFVSCQHCPPKEIISHLIRQMLLNSHQGEILKDTYMLLMKIQMLHPANAATVGWDWTLLKYIMEEQVLGTACITSRTQHLRKKPPGWLLFLQYVVQTLEDDFQQNLRLRLLQKSIAKKVLSCDKCFNNVKEVVEWLVIAVTGVGFSKPQKQPQETTPCSAEARAEHSSSAPCQASTDQAEVAPPAFFTQKVMLLLQRMLSIAVEVDRSPNCSSCKIADVIFPFILNIPLRSQREAFLNTMESQLLRCKLLELLFQHSCEVPTTLPLSLAKILYFLSHSSVLLQYQDETATWQKWDEMLQYLSLMLTSYQNVILEHLRSSLNDRMDLIVQKAKPKLQDDDDISHLDIQLKIEDFISRMQQVLGQPFPLQIMEKLCMLRELFLIITAT
- the SIMC1 gene encoding SUMO-interacting motif-containing protein 1 isoform X3 encodes the protein MADSVVLISDSDSQGSRSPPPRRPPRPPAAEIIDLTCEDTSTGPTPWSILTIIDLTDDTRSPPHSPGCTDQHPEQAPAVPEQAPAVPEQAPAVPAAHTSHVQLSSTTTQETEAVVEPSPLTPWHGAPTEPSATTDTAESTENWSCYSPPSNCHNSSCSPEQSCSSTTSNSDLGSLASAQLDLEPLVLALSPSSLDSSSSSSRDSGPEEETPHLCQQRELPPRLSPAPAVPTSPEKAQEPLLVADDLSPHKAIQQVTPVRTKADSKAWLNKLHYFRRSGVQHLFLQGIASNRETQQQEPELIPRGKLSMVHTTMEENFLEGTLDFLSEFVSCQHCPPKEIISHLIRQMLLNSHQGEILKDTYMLLMKIQMLHPANAATVGWDWTLLKYIMEEQKKPPGWLLFLQYVVQTLEDDFQQNLRLRLLQKSIAKKVLSCDKCFNNVKEVVEWLVIAVTGVGFSKPQKQPQETTPCSAEARAEHSSSAPCQASTDQAEVAPPAFFTQKVMLLLQRMLSIAVEVDRSPNCSSCKIADVIFPFILNIPLRSQREAFLNTMESQLLRCKLLELLFQHSCEVPTTLPLSLAKILYFLSHSSVLLQYQDETATWQKWDEMLQYLSLMLTSYQNVILEHLRSSLNDRMDLIVQKAKPKLQDDDDISHLDIQLKIEDFISRMQQVLGQPFPLQIMEKLCMLRELFLIITAT